TCGATGTCTTTCAGACGCTGTTCGAGCGTCGCGCGCACTTCGGCGAAGCGCCGGTCGTTGACTTCGGTGAGTTGCGCGAGCTGCTGCGTGAGCAGCGAGCCGAAATGGCGCAGCGCGGCGCCCTGCTCGTCGCGCGCCAACTGGGCTTGCTGATGCAGGCTCTGGCGCACGGCGTCGAGCTGCTGCGTATTGGCCGCCGTGAGTTTGGCGAGCTGCTGGGCGAAGCCGTCGATCTGGCTGTTCTGCACCGTCGCGATGCTGCCTAGCTGCGCCGCCAGCGCCTGCTGCACCTGTGCGAAGCCGCCGCCGAATTCGCTGCGCGAACTCTGCGCGGTGCGCGCGATCTCGTTGCGCAGTTCGCGCTCGATGCGCTCGGCCGCGCGTGCCTGCGTGTCGGTCGAGGCGGCGAGGCGATCGCTCAGTTGATCGAGCGCGTCGAGCGTGGACTCTGCGTCGCTCTCGCCATGACCGTGACGCGCGCGCAGCAACGCCACGAGCGTCACGACGAACGCGATCGCCAGCGCAACGATCGCCAGCGACATGACTGCGAACGGACTCATGGACGCGCTTTCCCCAGCACGGCGGGGTTGATCGGATTCGGCGGCTGACCCGCGCGCGGACCCTCGCCGAGCGCGGCGATGAGGTTGTCGGCGGCGAGGTTCGCCATCGCGCGGCGCGTGGCCTCGCTCGCGCTCGCAATGTGCGGCGTGAGCACGACGTTTTCCACTTCGAGCAGCGCCGGATGCACGCGCGGCTCGCCCTCGAACACGTCGAGGCCCGCCGCGGCGATCTGGCGCGTGCGCAGCGCGTGCGCGAGCGCCGCGTCGTCGACGATGCCGCCGCGCGCGATGTTGGTGAGCGTGGCGGTAGGTTTCATCAGCGTGAGTTCGGCTGCGCCGATCGTGTGATGGTTTTCAGCCGTATAGGGCAGCACGAGCACGACGTGGTCGGCCTGCTTGAGCAGGTCTTCCTTCGAGCGATATTCGGCGTTCAGCTCGCGCTCGATCTCCGGTGCGACACGCGAACGGTTGTGATAGACCACACGCATGTTGAAGCCGCGCGCACGGCGCGCGAGCGCCTGACCGATACGGCCCATGCCGATCACGCCGAGCGTGGCACCGTAAATGTCCGAGCCGAGAAACGCGTCGAACGACCACTTGTCCCATTTGCCCGCGCGCAGGAAGTGTTCGGACTCCGTCACGCGGCGCGCGGCGGCCATCATCAGCGCCCAGCCGAAATCGGCCGTGGTTTCGTTGAGCACGTCGGGCGTGTTGGTGCCAAGCACGTTGGCCGCGTTGAAGGCGGCCATGTCGAAGTTGTTGTAGCCCACGGCCATGTTCGACACCACGCGCAGGCGCGGCGCGGCGGCGAGCGCGGCGGCGCCGATCGGGTCGCCCGCGGTGAGCGCGCCGTCCTTGTCGGCGAGACGCTGGTGCAGCGCCTCCGGCGCAAGCGCCTCGCCGTTGTTCCAGTCGACATCGAAATATTGCTTCAGCCGATCGATCACGTCGGGAAAGATCGGGCGCGCCACGAGAATCTTTTGCATCGTTGCTCTCCACACTTCAGTCGTTGTCCGTCATTGTTGCGCGTGACGGGGCGCTCAGGGAAGTCTCGCGCGCTATTCGCAAGCTGCTTCCAGGCGAGCTCCGGCTAGACGAAAAAGAGCCAGGTGGCCGCGAGAAAGACCGGCGTGAGCAGCACGCCCGACCAGCCAAGATAGCCGAAGAAGCCCGGCATGCGCACGCCGCGCGACTGCGCGATCGCCTTCACCATGAAATTCGGCGCGTTGCCGATATAGGTGAGCGCGCCCATCCACACGGCGCCCGCCGAAATCGCGGCGAGCGTTTTCGCGCCGCCGGACATCAGCGCATTGGCGTTGCCGCCGGCGAGATTGAAGAACACGAGGTACGTGGGCGCGTTGTCGAGAAACGACGAGAGCAGACCCGTCGCCCAGAAGTACATCGCTTCGTTGGGGCGGCCCGGCGCGTCGTTCACGAAGCGGATCAGCGCGGCGAATGCGCCCGCCTCGCCCGCGCGCAGGATCGCGATAACGGGCGCGATCGTCACGAAAATGCCCGCGAAGAGCTTGGCCACCTCGACAATCGGCGCCCACTCGAAACCGTTGTCGGCACGCGCCTGCTTCGACGTGAGCGCGAGCGAGATGAGTGCGAGCGCAACGAGTCCCGTATCGCGCACGAGGTTCTGCAACTGCACATGCGCGCCCGCGACCTCGAAGGCGATACCCGGACGCCATACGCCGCTCATCAGCACGAGCGCGATGAGCAGCGCGAGCAGCACGAAATTCGCCTTGCCACCGATCGCGAGCGCGCCCGTGTCCGGCGTCGGGTCGAGCGAGGCGGGGCGCACTTCCCCGGACTGGCTGAAGTACCAGCTATCGAGCGCGTAGAACACCGCGAGCAGCACGCCGCAGACGAACAGCATCGGAAGCGCAAGATGCTGCGTAGTCCAGAAGAATCCCACGCCGTTCAGGAAGCCGAGGAAAAGCGGCGGGTCGCCGAGCGGCGTGAGCAAGCCGCCAGCGTTCGCGACGAGAAAGATAAAAAACACGACCACGTGCACGTTGTGGCGGCGGTTGTCGTTGGCGCGCAGGAGCGGCCGGATCAGCAGCATCGCCGCGCCCGTCGTGCCCATCACGCTTGCGAGCACGGTGCCCAGCGCGAGGATCGACGTATTCATGCGCGGCGAGCCACGCAAATTCCCATACACGCAGATACCGCCTGCGATCGTATAAAGCGCGCCGAGTAGTACGATGAACGGAAGATATTCGTCGATAACGGCGTGCACAAAGAGCGGATACGTCGCGCCAGGACCGTGCGTGGCCGCAAACGGCAGCAGGAACGCCAGCGCCCAGGCCGCCGAAATCTTGCCGAAGTGGTGATGCCAGAACGTGGCGGCGAACATCGGGAAGAACGCGATCGACAGGAGCATGCCGGCGAAAGGCAGCGCCCAGATGGCGCCAAGCGATGCGCCGTCGAACGTCGCAGCGGATGCGTTCGCGCTGAACAGCGCGAGCGCGGCGAAGAGCGTTCCCGCGCAAGCGCTCGCCGCGTTGCGCTTACGCGCCATGCACGACGATCACATGCACGCGATACGGGCCGTGCGCGCCAAGAATGATGGTCTGCTCGATATCGCCGGTGCGCGAAGGCCCCGAAACGAAATTGACCGCGCGCGGCAGTTCTCCGCGTTCGGCGCGCATGAGCGCGAAGGCGTCCTCGTGGCCCGCGACGATCCGCGAAGCGGGCACGACGGCGATGTGCGTTTCGGGCAGCAGCGCGCCCGAGGCCCACGTTTGCGGACTGGAGAGCAGCACCAGCGTGCCGGTTTCGGCCGTGGCGCAGAAACACCCTGTGAGGCCGACGAGATCGCGGTCTTCGGGCTTGCGGAATTGAACCGCGAGACCCGCCCCAGCCCAGTCGAATGTTTTGAGCGTTTGCCACGCGACCGCCTGCATCGGCAGGCTGCGCTCAGCGAGATAACGCTGCGCGGCGGCGGGCACGTCGGCCATCTGCTGGACTTCGTCGACGGTGCTCGCCATTTTGCGCGCCTCGCCGATGAAGCGCGCGACCAGATCGCCTTCCAGCGGCGGACGCGGCCCCTCGGGATGCTGCGCGAGGTAGTCGGCCACGGCTTCGCGCTCGTGCGGCGCGGGCGTGGCCTCGCGTCCCTGCGCCGCGCGAATGCGCGCGAGTATGCTGCGGCGGGCGGCCGTCGTGTCCATGAACGTCCTCGTCAGATAAAGAAAAGCGACGCGCCGATTATACCGGGGCGTCGCCTTGTGATTTACGGGTTCCGTGTGCGCTTACTTGCCCGCGCACTCCTCTTCCACCGGCTGCTCGATGCCGAACACCTGGCGCAGATAGGCGAGATACGCTTTGTCGTCGCACATGTTCTTGCCCGGCGAATCGGAGAGCTTGGCGACAGGCTGACCGTTGCAGCGAACCATCTTGATGACGATCTGCAGCGGCTGATAGCCGAGGTCGTTGGTGAGGTTCGTGCCCACGCCGAACGCGAGGCGGCAGCGCCCGCGAAAGCGTTCATACAGGCGCAGCACCTTGGGAATGTCGAGCGCGTCCGAGAAGATCATGGTCTTCGTGCGCGTGTCGCAGCGGTTGTCCTCGTAGTGCTTGAGCAGGCGCTCGCCCCACTCGAACGGATCGCCCGAATCGTGCCGCGCGCCGTCGAAGAGCTTGCAGAAGTACATGTCGAAGTCGCGCAGGAAGGCCTGCATGCCGTAGACATCCGAGAGCGCGATGCCGAGGTCGCCGCGATACTCCTTCGCCCACATCTCGAAGCCATAGATTTGCGAGTCGCGCAAACGCGGCCCGAGCGCCTGGCACGCCTGCAGGTACTCGTGCGCCATCGTGCCGAGCGGCGTGAGGTTGTGCTTCATCGCGTAGTAGACGTTGCTCGTGCCGGTGAACTGCTCGCCGAGATCGTCCTTGAGCGTGAGGATGACTTCTTCGTGCCAGCGCTTCGAGAAGCGGCGGCGCGTACCGTAGTCGGCGATCTTGCAGTCGGCGAATTCGGGCTTCGCGCCGAGCAGCTCGATCTTGTGGCGCAGGCGCTCGCGCCCTTCCTCGTACTGCGGGTGATGCTGCGTGTTGCGGAAATACACCTCGTTGACAATGGCGAGCACCGGGATCTCGAAGAGGATCGTGTGCAGCCACGGCCCCTTGATCTCGATGTCGATCTCGCCATTGCCCTTGGGCGACGGCGTGACCGAGATGTACTTTTCGTTGAGGTGAAAGAGCGCGAGAAAGTCGATGAAGTCGCCCTTGATGAAGCGCATCTTGCGCAGATACTCTAGTTCGGGCTCGGCGAAGCGCAGCCTGCAGAGCTTCTGGATCTCGCTGCGGATCTCGTCGACGTAGGGCACGAGATCGACGTTCGGCGTGCGGCAGCGGAAACGGTATTCCACAGTGGCCGCGGGGAAATGATGCAGCACCACCTGCATCATCGTGAATTTGTAGAGATCGGTATCGAGCAGCGAAGTAATGATCATGATGGGCCAGCCGGACTGCAATCGGATAGCGCCCGCGAAGCGGGAACCGGACTCGCTGCGCGGCAGATGCCTCGCAGCGGCTCCGGGCGGCGAGCGCCAGCGGTGCGCCCATGTTACCCGAATGCCTGCGCGCCCCGCGTGCCCGCCGGCACGTCCCCTTGCGCGCAAGGGGTAAAACGTTGCGGATCACCCCATCTTATAAACTAATCACGAAACGATATAAGGACGGTTGCGGGCCTGTGGTTGGGGTAATTCCTCATCAGTTACAATAGCGCCTTTGGCGAACCGCCATCCCCCGATACAAAAAGCTTGCAGGAGCTGCCTGAATGACTCACGTTGTGACCGAAAGCTGCATCAAGTGCCGCTATACCGACTGCGTCGATGTGTGCCCGGTGGACTGCTTTCGCGAAGGTCCCAACTTCCTCGCGATCGACCCGGACGAGTGCATCGACTGCGCCGTGTGCGTTGCGGAATGCCCGGTGAACGCCATCTACGCCGAGGAAGACGTGCCCGGCGACCAGCAATCGTTCATCGAGCTGAATGCCGACCTCGCCAAGAGCTGGCCGAGCATCACCAAGACCAAGGCCCCGCTGCCGGAAGCCGACGAATTCAAGGACGTGAAGGACAAGCTCGCGCTTCTGGCCCGCTGATTGCACGTTAATCGCACGCCGGTCGCGCATTGCCCTTAAAGAGATAGCGACAGGGTATTGACAGGCTTAGCCATACCCCATAGAATCTCTTTCTCTGCTTTTGTTGATCCCCGATAGCTCAGTCGGTAGAGCGCCGGACTGTTAATCCGTAGGTCCCTGGTTCGAGCCCAGGTCGGGGAGCCAAGATTCGCAAAAGCCCGTTAATCACAACGGGCTTTTTTATGACGTAAAGCGTTGTAGCTGTATTGCTGTTCCCCGATAGCTCAGTCGGTAGAGCGCCGGACTGTTAATCCGTAGGTCCCTGGTTCGAGCCCAGGTCGGGGAGCCAAAATATCGAGGGGTTGCGTGTTTGCACGCAACCCCTTTTTCTTTTGCTGCGCGGGTTGCGCGCGCACCAATACCCTCCCTCAGGTCAAGCCGTCACAAGGCCAGTCAACATGCCGATAGCCACGCTGGTGTAGTATTACCAGGTGATACCCATCTGCAGGAACGGCCATGGCCACTTCCATCAAGCTTGACGAAGACCTCAAAGACCGCGTCCACCACATCGCCGGATTGCAGCATCGCTCGCCGCACGCCGTAATGCGCGAAGCCATCGCGCAGTACGTCGAACGCGAAGAAGCGCGGGAGCGCTTCAGGCAGGAAGCACTTGCCTCCTGGCAGCACTTCAAGGAAACCGGGCGGCACTTGAACGGTGACGAGGTCCGCGCGTGGCTGGATAGCTGGGGAACGGAGGACGAGAAGTCGGTGCCCGAGTGCCACGACTAATCGTCACCGAGCGCGCTGTCGAAGGTTTGGAACGCTGCCGGCGATTCCTCTCCCGCAAGGCACCGGAAGCAGCGCGACGCGCGGCACAAATCATCAGCCAGCAACTTCTCCATCTCGAAAAAACACCTGCAATTGGACGCCCAGTGGACGGGCCGCCCGAACTGCGCGAACTCGTGATTCCCTTCGGTGACTCGGGTTACGTGGCACTGTACTTGCACGACACAAACGACGATACCGTGTACGTGCTCGCGTTCCGCCATCAGCACGAAGCGGGCTATTAGGGCGGCGCAGATTGTCTATGCCGTCTCGCCCCGGCATCCCCCACCCTCCCCGATAATGTCGTTTCGTCATATTCGGGAATCCGCATGAAATCCGCCCGCCTTACTCCCCTGCTCGCTTGCGCGAGCCTCATCGTCTCGGCTGCCGCCCATGCCGAACAGATCGGCAGCGTGAACACCAATTTCCGCGTGACCGGTTCCGACAAAGTCGTCGTCGAAGCCTACGACGATCCGCAGGTGCAAGGCGTCACCTGCTATGTCTCCCGCGCACGCACGGGCGGGGTGAAGGGCACGCTCGGTATTGCGGAAGATCCGACCGAGGCATCGATCGCGTGCCGCCAGGTGGGACCGATCTCGTTCTCAGGCCCTCTCAAGCAGCAAGACGACGTCTTCAACGAGCGCATGTCGTTCCTCTTCAAGACGCTGCACGTCGTACGCGTGGTCGACGCGAAGCGCAACGCGCTCGTGTATCTGACCTACAGCGACCGCGTGGTGAGCGGCAGCGCCAAGAACAGCGTCACGGCCGTACCCGTGCCTGCGGGCACGACGATTCCGCTGCGCTAAACTGGGGATCTGAGCAGGATCCCTCACCATGACCGATTCCCGTTATCGAGATTCCGCCCGCTACTGGCGCACGCCGCTTCTGCCCGGCGCGGATCTCGTCACGGCCGAATACAACGAACACACGTTCGCGCCCCACTGGCACGAGGCCTACACGATCCCCGTGATCGAGGGCGGCGCGGAATGCTATCGCTATCGCGGCGCGCAGCATGTCGCCGAAACGGGCAGCGTGCCGGTCATCAACCCCGGCGAGCTCCATACGGGCTCGCGCGCCGCCGAGGAAGGCTGGAGCTATCGGGTGATGTACGTCCCGATCGACTTCCTGCACGAACTCGCCGGCGAAATCGCGGGTCGCGCGCAGCCGCTGCCGTGGTTCGAGCCGGAGGTGATCCACGATCTCGATCTCGCGCATCGGCTCTCTCGCGCGCACCGGCTGCTGGAAGCCGACGCCGACTGGCGGCGCGCCGCAGCCGTAGCGCAATCCAGCGCGAGCGCTGGCGTCGCGGCGCTTCCCGCGTCTTCCGCTGCGCCGGGTTCAGCGCAGTGCTCCGATCTGCTGGCCGTGGAAGGCGCCCTGCTCGACGCGCTCTCGACGCTGCTTACGCGCTACGGCCGCACGCGCGAGGCGGCGCTCAGGCACGGCCCGAACGATCCGCGCGTGGAAACCATGAAGGCGCTCCTCGCCGCCGATCTCGCCATGCCGTTGCGCGTAGCCGATCTCGCCCACGCAGTCGGCCTCTCGCCGTTTCACGCCACGCGGCTCTTCACGCAGACGACCGGGCTGCCGCCGCACGCGTGGCGCACGCAGTTGCGCCTGCAACGCGCGCTCGGCCCGCTGCGCGAAGGCGCCACGGTGGCCGATGTCGCCGCGGCAAGCGGCTTCACTGACCAGAGCCATTTCACGCGGCACTTCCGGCGTATGTTCGGCGTGCCGCCGGGGCGCTGGCAGTCGTCCTGAGCGCGCCGGGCCGCCGCGCGCCGCAAGAACGTACAAGCCACTCGCACGGCCGCCCGTTATGCTGTCCCCTTGTATCAGGAGGACAGTTTGACCACGCATCCCAACCGCTTCGCCGAATTCATCGCCGGCGCGCGCGACATGATCCCCATGATGATCGGCGCCGCGCCCTTTGGCGTGATCTTCGGCACGCTCGTCACCTCGGGCCCGCTTTCGCTCTGGCACGGCCAGTTCATGTCGCTCGCCGTGTTCGCCGGTTCCGCGCAGTTCATTGCGCTCGGGCTGATCGCCTCGCACGCGAGCTTCGCGGTCATTCTTGCCACCACGTTCATCGTGAACCTGCGGCATGTGCTGTACAGCGCGACGCTCGCCCCTTATGTCTCGCACCTGCCGCTGCGCTGGCGCCTCGTGCTGGGCGGCCTGCTCACCGACGAGGTGTTCGCCGTCGCCTGGGCGCATTTCCGCCGCCATCCGCCCGGCGACGACGTCTCGCCGTGGCATTTTCTCGGTTCGGGAGTCTCGATGTACCTGAACTGGCAGCTCTGGACCGCTGCCGGCCTGCTGTTCGGCGCGGCGTTCCCGGGCCTGCAGTCGCTCGGCCTCGACTTCGCGATGGTCGCGACCTTCATCGCCATCGTCGTGCCGCAGTTAGTTGCCGTGCGCTACCTCGCCGCCGCCGCCACCGCGGGCGCGCTCGCCTTTTTCTGGCAGGCCTGGCCGTACAAGCTCGGGCTGCTCGGCGCCGTGCTGGCGGGCGTGGTCGTGGGCGTCGTCCTCTCGCGCCCCGGTTCCTCGCGCGGCGCCCGCGCCGCAAGCGGGTCCTCCCGCAAACCCACCAACGTCCAACGCACCGCAGGAGCCGGGCAATGAACTACGTCGTCCTGATTCTCGGCATGGCCCTCATCACCCTGGTCATTCGCACGGCCGTGTTCGTGCTCGGCGACCGGCTGGTGTTTCCGCCGCTCGTGCGTACCGCGCTTGGCTTCGTGCCCGTCACCGTGCTCACGGCGATCATCGTGCCGATGGCGGTCTCGCCCCACGGCCAGGGCGCCGAGCTGACCTGGCGCAACCCGCAGCTCGTCGGCGCGCTCGCGGCCATTGTTGTCAGCGCGCTCACGAAGCGACCGCTGCTTACCATCGCGGTCGGGCTCGGCGTGTTCTTTCTCTGGCAAGGCGTCGTCCTGCGCTAGAGCGGTCCCTCGGCCCTTACGCTCAAGTTTCACCCCGGCGCGCCGTTAAACCCGTCAAGGCCTGCTCTGGCAGGCCACTGCTCGAACGGCGAGAGCACGCGAGAAGCGATAAGGATTACACCGGGGCAACCACAATGGGGCATATCACCCTCAATCTGAAGGATGAAACGCTTGCGTCGCTGCGCAAGGATTTCGAGGCGTTCCTGCGCGTCTCGCTCAAACTCGATCCGCAGTTCGCCACGCCGGAATTCGAGGATTACCTGCGCGCGAAGCTGCTCGACAACATGACGCCGCTCACGGAGCACGCCGTCCAGCGGCTCCTGCAAGGCGGCCAGTACGCGTGGGCCAAGCGCACGCTCGACAAGGAGTTCCCCGAGGTCGTCTCGATCCTGATGCGTCAGGCGGGCGAATTCGGTTTCGGCTTCGCGTCGCGGCCCGAATGGACTCCGGACGAACTCTCGAAGCAGTGCCGCGACTGGGCGGCCGCCATCGTGAGCGAAGCCCAGGGTGAAGAAGCGCTGGTCGATCCGCTGGCAGCGCAGATCAAGTCGGGTGTGCAGGACATCCAGGCGCTCGAAGAGTCGATGCAGACGCCCGCGTGGCGGCTCACCGAATCGCTGCGTCAGCGCGTATACGAAGCGAAGATCGGCTGCGAGCAGGCCAGCGGCAGCTTGGCGCGCGAGCGTTTGGGTGAACTGCGCGGGCTGCTGAGGCTCGGCGTCACGCATGGCGTGTTCCAGAAGCAGGAGGCGCAACAGATCATGGAATATCTGCGCCTGCTCAAGCCCGAGATATTCGTCGAGGAGCCCGACGACGTCTTCACGCGCCTGGCCGCGTGGCTGCGCAACTTCTTCATGCCGCCGCAGCGCGGCACCGCTCGGGAGCAAAGGCGCTAAGCGCCCCGCCAAGCGCGCCTCGCCGGGCGCGCCCCTCAGTCCCACATCTTCCTGAGCCTGGCGGCGATCTCGACCTTCGCCTGCGCGGCGGCGGCGAGTCCCGCCGCGCTCGGCGCGCCTGCCACGGGCGCGGGCGGCCATGCGCGCGATTCGAATAGCGGCAGCATGGGCGCCGCGATGAAGCGCGTGCGCGAGGCCCACACGTGCCGGTCGCCCGACGCCACCTGGTTGTGCACGTAAAAGCGCTGCGGCACGACGATGTGCAAATCCTCTTTCGCTCGCGTCATGGCCACGTAGAGTAGCCGCCGCTCCTCCTCCAGCTCCTCGTCGCTGCCCGCGCCGAGATCGGACGGTATGCAGCCGTCCACGCCGTTGAGCACGAACACGTTGCGCCACTCCTGCCCTTTCGCCGAATGGATCGTCGAGAGGATCAGATAGTCCTCGTCGAGCAGCGGATCGGCGGATTCGGCGCTCGTGGCGTCCGGCGGATCGAGCGTGAGTTCGGTGAGAAAACGCTCGCGCGAAGCGTAGGTGCTCGCAATGCTCTCCATCTGCAGCAAGTCGGCGAGCCGCACCTGGGCGTCCTCGTGATTGCGCTCGAGATGCGGCTCGTACCAGCGCCGCACGCGCTCGAACTCGGCCGGCCACGGTGTGGCGCGCATGGAGAGGCTGTCGATGAGCGAGGCGAACGCCGGCCAGTCGTCGGCCGCGCGCGGCGGCGGCGCGAAGGCCGCGAGCGCCTCGGCGGCGCGATACGCGCCCGTGCACGCGGCCACCTGGTCGAGCAGGCGAGCGGCGTTGGCGGGCCCGACGCCCGGCAGCAATTGCGTCACGCGAAAGCCCGCCACGCGATCGAGCGGATTCTCGGCCCAACGCAGCACCGCCAGCACGTCCTTCACGTGCGCGGCATCGAGAAAACGCAGTCCGCCGAATTTCACGAACGGGATATTGCGCCGCGCCAGTTCGATTTCGAGCGTGGCACTGTGGTGCGCCGCGCGAAACAGCACCGCCTGCTGCTTGAGCTTCATGCCCGCTTCGCGCGCCTCGAGAATCTGCTCGACGACGTAGTGTGCCTGGGTTGCCTCGTCGGCCACCGTGACGAGGCGCGGGCGCTGCTGCGAAGGACGGTCGGTCCACAGGTTCTTGGTGAAGCGCTCGGCGGCGGCGTCGATCACGGCGTTCGAGGCCGCGAGGATCGGCGCCGTCGAACGGTAGTTGCGCTCGAGCGTCACCTGGCGCGCTGGCGGATCGAACTGCGCCGGGAAGTCGAGAATGTTGCGCACCGTCGCGCCGCGAAACGAGTAGATCGCCTGGGCGTCGTCGCCGACCACGGTCAGGCCACGGCCGTCGGGCTTGAGCGCGAGCAGGATCGAGGCCTGCAGGCGGTTGGTGTCCTGGTATTCGTCGACGAGGATGTGATCGAAGCGGCCCGCGAGATCGGCGGCAATGGCGGGCTCCGCGGCCATGTGCGCCCAGTAGAGCAGGAGATCGTCATAGTCGAGGACGTTCTGCTTCTGTTTGGCGTCCACGTACGCCGCGAACAGCGCGCGCAGTTGCGGCTCCCATTCGAGGCACCACGAGAACGAACGGTTGAGCACGTTGGCGAGCGAGTCGCCCGTGTTGACCGCGCGCGAGTAAATCGCAAGGCAAGTCGATTTCGAGGGAAAGCGCTTTTCCTTCGCCGAGAATCCCAGCTCGTGGCGCACGAGATTCATGAGATCGGCGGAATCTTCGCGGTCGTTGATCGTGAACGCCGGCGAAAGGCCGATGTGATCCGCGTACTCGCGCAACAACCGGGCGCCTACACCGTGAAACGTGCCCGCCCAGTTGAGCCCTTGCGCGAGCACTGCGGCCGCGCCTGGCGCGCTGGCG
The Paraburkholderia acidiphila genome window above contains:
- a CDS encoding ATP-dependent helicase; translated protein: MESGACGCGVYGYTVCVASFRFAIFIVPAPAVSTVSVADSSVSDASHARADAANFVASWLAKLNDAQREAVEHGGEAGYAPGSALPGPLLVIAGAGSGKTNTLAHRVAHLIAGGADPHRILLLTFSRRAAQEMTRRVARIAASAPGAAAVLAQGLNWAGTFHGVGARLLREYADHIGLSPAFTINDREDSADLMNLVRHELGFSAKEKRFPSKSTCLAIYSRAVNTGDSLANVLNRSFSWCLEWEPQLRALFAAYVDAKQKQNVLDYDDLLLYWAHMAAEPAIAADLAGRFDHILVDEYQDTNRLQASILLALKPDGRGLTVVGDDAQAIYSFRGATVRNILDFPAQFDPPARQVTLERNYRSTAPILAASNAVIDAAAERFTKNLWTDRPSQQRPRLVTVADEATQAHYVVEQILEAREAGMKLKQQAVLFRAAHHSATLEIELARRNIPFVKFGGLRFLDAAHVKDVLAVLRWAENPLDRVAGFRVTQLLPGVGPANAARLLDQVAACTGAYRAAEALAAFAPPPRAADDWPAFASLIDSLSMRATPWPAEFERVRRWYEPHLERNHEDAQVRLADLLQMESIASTYASRERFLTELTLDPPDATSAESADPLLDEDYLILSTIHSAKGQEWRNVFVLNGVDGCIPSDLGAGSDEELEEERRLLYVAMTRAKEDLHIVVPQRFYVHNQVASGDRHVWASRTRFIAAPMLPLFESRAWPPAPVAGAPSAAGLAAAAQAKVEIAARLRKMWD